aatgatctctcagatattttttcattttcattttttataaaaagatatctttaatttttttccatgatAGGCTAAacacttttcatattttgttacACATCAGTCATGTTACAATAAGTGAATAAAAGCCGACCTTCAACTAGTGAATAATCGCCCAATGTActcagagaaaaatgaaaagtcaaCAGGCTTTAAAGAACAAGCAAATCCAGGACTTACgtaaatcatatttcaaatatcACCCACTTAATGAAGGCACTAAAGCAAAACTTAGCGAAATTAGAGCATTCATTATTTTTAACTCACTGCCACATTGAAGGGGTGCGTTTTGATATCTATTTTCAAACGTATTGacagaaatttcatttgttatcataaaaaaatataaaaacacTATCACAATTGCACAGCTCAAAGGCCAACTCTGAGGCTCGATTTTTTCGGTCTTCCCTTCCGTtcctggaaatggaattttcAGCACTGCAAGAGGAAAATATATATATCTTATTTAGCATTAAATtaataaaatatttcatccatCAACAAATTAGggttggcggatctggctagcccttgaatataaggttgatcgggaatttcgATCAGGAGGCTCCTAGATTAACACCTACATCTTAGAGGGCAgtaaattgagcaatgaaggagcccaagaaagaagagaagtggatttcattgttttaactagcctggattcgcGAGGGTTTGAAGgcgctctcaaaacgcaccttaagcctctacggtctctagaattgaccctaaatcctgggttgtgacaaagttcatggatacttttgaagacgtacagtatcagatacgtttcgtaccttctctgattACTGTTCAGTCCCAACatttctagtctctcccagtACAAGAGATCTCTCATTCCCTCAATGTTCTTAGTGAAGCACCTTTTGCAATTGGACGACCATTTGTAAACCCACTGAACttatttgagcccaaatgggcggggcatattcaagatatggcCGGACAGTGATGGATTTGAATCGACACATcatttctggacttaaacgtccgatatatccaaccacaattttgaaattttttactcaccttcaactggatatgctcatcgaactttccattattttggatgGCTACCCCACTGTTTTAAATCGACTTTTACCACCTTAGAACCCTAGAAACACATATCGACAATTAGCTGATGCTGATGAACACCAGTGGTTCTCCTTGGGAGTCCAAATGATGCAACCTGCATTGCAATTATTTGCcttttgcttccattttttcccagTTCATCGAGAAAggccaattccttttgaaaAGAATCATCTCTCTCGCTCCTGAAAAATATATAGACAAAGAAAGTGCAATTGAGATTTCGAAGAATCGCCAGGCCTTTATCTAATCACAAAATAAAAACAGGTTTAGTTCTCCTATAAGGCCTCAACTTTAAGGCTGAAACCGAAATCGGGATTTCGCTTGGAAATTGTTCACCTGGATACCTTAGTCTGTGATGAAAGTGAGACTTGCTAAAACTTTTGAGGAGTACCATAAAGATTAAAACTCCAGCATGGCTAAAGTTAGGTTAAGAATCAAGGCAAACGCGCATCATAAAGTCCATAAATGCGCCGCTTTTCTGCGGTTGAAGTCGCGTTTCGGCAACATGTTTACGACTCAAAATCGTTTCCGCTCCTTTCCGCTAAAATCCAAGTTCGTCACACAATCAACGGTATTCGAGTTTCACACAAGCAAAAGCTAAAGTCtgccaattttgaagaggaactgggaatttgaattttgaattcatgTCATCTTATTCTGATGGGAATAACGAGCAGCCGTGTCATCACTTCTTAACAGGTGTACAGCTCAAAGACCATCGATTCAtccattcaaatttgtcaaaatcgaAATAACAATTGGACATCAAAATTGCATTGTGGCAAGTTCGAGTAGATATCATTCACGCCTTGATAGTGATCTTGGCACAACTCTCATATTCAATCGCTCTCATCATAATCAGTTCATCACAATCCATCATAATATGTGCAAATGCCCTCCACCCCAAATGTCAAAACCCATGTGGTACCACGGATAGCTTTGTAAATTTATCCATATGCTCAGCTTTGCCGACTTTATTCGGCCATCCACTAACAGTTATACGCGTACAATGTTCTACTGTACTCATTTCGGGCCAACTCAAAGTTTAAGTCGACATTCCTGCAAAACTTGCTTCAATTAACCACAAGAACCGTTTGATGTATGGCGCCGACTCCCCCACGCTCGATCCGGGAATGACCCGACCTACTGAACGTAGATCTCGGAAGGAGAACTTCCACAACCCCTTCGGAGGGAGCAGGGAGACTGGAGACAAACTCATCTCCAACGATGGCGTCTTGTCCGTCCCTTAATTCCACATACTTTCTTGACTTTGTCTCGGTCGCTTTTCACCCGACCTCTTCCATGTTCTATCGGCGGATCTTTCCCTCTGAAGGgagaatgagaatgagaagcaggagagaggggggggggacatCATGTCATGCATGCCTTCAAAAATGAGGCTGAGAAATGAGTTGATCTCAGTCACAACGTCCCGCGACTCTCGACCGAACGACCGACTTCAATTCCTTAGCTTTGGTCGTTCGTTGTTCCCTTTGAAGTAGCAAGACGCTGGAAGCGGTGAAATATGAAACCTCGTCTCTTGTtcgtctttttcttcctttgctTCTATGACTCCAGTTAGTGTATTGCTTCACTGGCAGTTGGCAAATCAAGCCAAGTACAAAATTAAATCTTGAACGATTCAATTGCAGGTTGTCGAAACGATTCTAGTGTAAATCACATGGTAGCTTTTTAAAGGTTTTGGTAATTCATGAAAAAGCATTGATTTCTCAAGTTCATTGGAACACTGTCCAGCAACTGCCCTCTTCAGCAAACCAATCTTCCAACTAATGCTTAGTTATTGCTCGTTTCAGACTCTCAGCTGTCCCAGTATGGAGAGGTGAATCAATTGGGCGGGATGTTCGTCAACGGGCGACCTCTTCCCAATCACATTCGGGTCCGGATAATCGAATTGGCTCAGCTGGGAATTAGGCCTTGTGACATTTCACGACAACTTCGGGTCTCGCATGGATGCGTATCGAAAATTTTAGCCCGATACAACGAGACTGGCTCGATTCTGCCCGGAGCCATTGGAGGAAGCAAGCCACGGGTGACCACGCCGAAAGTAGTCAACTTTATTCGCGACCTCAAGATCAAAGATCCAGGGATTTTTGCCTGGGAGATCCGAGACAAGCTCTTATCGGAGGGCATATGCGACAAATATAATGTTCCGTCCGTTTCCTCGATCAGTCGGATTTTACGAAATAAGATTGGAACCCTTGGTGCTCCAGGATTGTCATCTCGAAACGATTTGGGCCCTCATAGACATTCGGCCATGAGCCACATCAACGCATCACATCATATGCATCATGCCGCAATGGAAAATGGTTTAAGTCACGGAAAAGGGTTCATGTCTTGTCATCCAGGCGATCCTAATATGACTGGTCCGGTTTCGGGTGCTCCCTCATCTCATTCAAACCATTCGAGGTATTCTACCAATGGGCCACAAACGCATCTGGGACTCGGGTCTAGAGCGCCTGGGCCTATTAGAGGCCACTTTCCTCACAGTCAAGGTCCTCAAAATAACGGTAATAACTCGACCATCCGGTCGACtaatagcaacaacaacaacaacaacaataataataataacaacgcCAACCATACCAATAACAACGGCAATAACGCCGCAACATCCTCAGCTAATGAACATATAACTCATTCCGATAAGAAGCTTTCTCCGGGAGGAAACCCTCATCAAACCCATACCTCTCCTCCAAACTTGACAAGAGATCCCAACTCACTTTGGACTCCCGTATCTTCAGCCATGGCCACGGCTTTGAGTTTTCCTCACTCTTCACCGGATTATGGTGGCAAAGAAGAACAACAGCTTCTGCATAGTGGATCGGTGGGAGCTACGTCCCCGATTGGATGTGATGCATTTGCTCATATGAGTGCTTACGGCGATCCCCGTGGCGCGTCGAAAGCGGCGGCTGCAGCCGCAGCAGCCGCCGCTGCCgctcaaaatatcaattattaCATGTATTTGCAATCTCATCAGGAAAATGCGGATCTTTTGAACCATCATTTCCCTCCAACTTCGCAGGTGCTGGGCCTACCTTTGCCAAACATGCCGGTTCACGAAGATTTCAGTTACATGAAAAACAGTTCTAGTCATCCCCAATAGTCTTAGTCAATCCAAGCTCTACTTGAACAATCATgcgatttatttatttatgtTGTAGTTCGACCAACATCGCCTGctttgcattcattcattcatgaaataaaaaggaaGAGATTTCTACTTTCTGAAACTGTCCATTCCATTAAAAAAGAGAGCGTCGCACGCCAAGGATATTTGTACGACGGGAAATCATTTTGTCCCCCATGAGTGTAAGTAGTACATCGTACATACTCCATTATCGTACTTTTGCGAGCAGAGTGTTCCGAGCAGAGCTAAGCATGGAACATCATTTTGCCAatgctttctttcttttcaatccgacgtcttgttccaaaagtcCACTTGCCTCATGATGCAACAAGGTATGAGGGCAAACACGGCTTTTATTTAGAGCACACGTTAACAAGGGCCATCTTGTCCCGAGCTCTCGCGAGAAATGTGTCTAGAGAGTTATTTTGGGGTGTCCCCGAGGTTGGATCCTTGCCCAAAAGTCCGTCATTCAGTGTTGGAGGAAGTGTATATCACTTCTTGGGATTCACAGAAAATGTACAAAGTTTCTAATACTTTGTCAAACGCATACGGCAATGAATTAGTtcagccaaaacaaaatggaccGGTAAGTTTCACCCTTCTATTCGTAAATTTCCACCATTTACTTTACTTTGACGCGCATGGATTTCAAGGACATGCCACGGGCCATCAATGGCGAGCGCAGAATGACCAACATTCCCGTCGGTAATGGCGAATATGTCCGTGGAATCCGCAAAAACGACACCACCAACGTGGAGAACTCGAAGATGCCAAACCTCAATCCCTCGGAAAATATGAGACCCCTTCGATACACGGCGGGTTTGGTCTGTGATCCCGAGTTGGAACGCCTCCGCCCAGAGCGCAACAACAAGCATCCACCTCTCCAATCCGGGGATCAGTGGAAGAAGAAACTCATCCAGCATCCACAGACCTACGAAGGCAGTTTTGCTGATGCCGATATGCAGCAATTCCGACCGGCACCTGAGCAGGCGCCTCAACAAGATCCTTGGATGACCTCGAGGTTGCCCGAA
This Tigriopus californicus strain San Diego chromosome 7, Tcal_SD_v2.1, whole genome shotgun sequence DNA region includes the following protein-coding sequences:
- the LOC131883014 gene encoding paired box pox-meso protein-like is translated as MDSQLSQYGEVNQLGGMFVNGRPLPNHIRVRIIELAQLGIRPCDISRQLRVSHGCVSKILARYNETGSILPGAIGGSKPRVTTPKVVNFIRDLKIKDPGIFAWEIRDKLLSEGICDKYNVPSVSSISRILRNKIGTLGAPGLSSRNDLGPHRHSAMSHINASHHMHHAAMENGLSHGKGFMSCHPGDPNMTGPVSGAPSSHSNHSRYSTNGPQTHLGLGSRAPGPIRGHFPHSQGPQNNGNNSTIRSTNSNNNNNNNNNNNNANHTNNNGNNAATSSANEHITHSDKKLSPGGNPHQTHTSPPNLTRDPNSLWTPVSSAMATALSFPHSSPDYGGKEEQQLLHSGSVGATSPIGCDAFAHMSAYGDPRGASKAAAAAAAAAAAAQNINYYMYLQSHQENADLLNHHFPPTSQVLGLPLPNMPVHEDFSYMKNSSSHPQ